A portion of the Gammaproteobacteria bacterium genome contains these proteins:
- a CDS encoding GIY-YIG nuclease family protein, protein MTGCTSMWQLYILRCRDNSLYTGVSNDLARRLREHMKEGPACAKYLRGKGPLNLVYTCAVGSRSEALRAERRVKKLSKADKELLVCGRMALVEIL, encoded by the coding sequence ATGACGGGATGCACGTCCATGTGGCAGCTCTATATCCTCCGATGCCGGGACAATTCACTCTATACCGGCGTGTCGAATGACCTGGCGCGGAGACTGCGCGAACACATGAAGGAAGGCCCGGCATGCGCGAAATACCTGCGCGGCAAGGGGCCGCTCAACCTCGTCTACACCTGTGCCGTCGGCAGCCGATCCGAGGCTCTGCGGGCGGAGCGGCGTGTCAAGAAGTTGAGCAAGGCCGACAAGGAGCTGCTGGTCTGCGGCAGGATGGCGCTGGTGGAAATCCTCTGA
- the chrA gene encoding chromate efflux transporter, which yields MSSPVIDESGAKTAPVPLRQAFAYWFRLGFISFGGPAGQISLMHQELVEKRRWISERRFLHALNYAMVLPGPEAQQLATYIGWLMHGVRGGIIAGLLFVLPSLFILIGLSWIYLAFGDVPAVAGLLYGVKPAVTAIVAFSAWRIGSRTLRSPGLWAIALAAFLAIFAFDVPFPWIVIAAGIAGLIGSRVAPRGFMTATQGAEGAGSLGSALIDDDTPVPDHARFRWSRLLGLVAAGAFLWAGMMAVLTVYHGWDGTLTQMGWFFTKAALVTFGGAYAVLPYVYQGGVEHYGWLSATQMIDGLALGETTPGPLIMVVAFVGFVGAWSREIFGPELLVWAGVAGACVATLFTFLPSFLFILIGGPAVEASRHEIRFTAPLAGITAAVVGVIINLALFFARHVLWPQGFDGGFEWFSAALGVAAFIALWRYKVGVVAVIAACAAAGLVYSMAS from the coding sequence ATGTCCTCGCCAGTCATCGACGAGTCCGGGGCGAAAACCGCACCTGTGCCCCTCCGGCAGGCCTTCGCGTACTGGTTCCGGCTGGGATTCATCAGTTTCGGCGGCCCGGCCGGCCAGATCAGCCTGATGCATCAGGAACTGGTGGAGAAGCGCCGCTGGATCTCGGAGCGCCGTTTCCTTCATGCCTTGAACTATGCCATGGTGCTGCCCGGGCCGGAGGCGCAGCAGCTCGCGACCTATATCGGCTGGCTCATGCACGGCGTGCGCGGCGGCATCATTGCCGGCCTGCTCTTCGTGCTGCCTTCCCTGTTCATCCTGATCGGATTGAGCTGGATCTATCTTGCCTTCGGCGACGTGCCGGCGGTCGCTGGCCTGCTTTATGGCGTCAAGCCGGCGGTGACGGCCATCGTCGCGTTCTCGGCCTGGCGCATCGGGTCCCGCACGCTGCGGAGCCCGGGGCTGTGGGCGATCGCGCTGGCGGCCTTCCTCGCCATCTTCGCCTTCGATGTCCCGTTTCCCTGGATCGTCATCGCCGCCGGGATTGCGGGCCTCATCGGGTCGCGCGTCGCGCCGCGTGGTTTCATGACCGCAACTCAGGGCGCGGAAGGGGCGGGATCCCTGGGTTCCGCCCTGATCGATGACGACACGCCGGTCCCGGATCATGCCCGCTTCAGGTGGAGCAGGCTGCTCGGTCTTGTCGCCGCGGGGGCGTTCCTCTGGGCGGGGATGATGGCCGTTCTCACCGTCTATCACGGCTGGGACGGGACGCTGACCCAGATGGGCTGGTTCTTCACCAAGGCGGCGCTCGTCACCTTCGGCGGTGCGTATGCCGTGCTGCCGTATGTCTACCAGGGCGGCGTCGAACACTACGGGTGGTTGAGCGCGACCCAGATGATCGACGGTCTCGCGCTCGGCGAGACGACGCCGGGCCCGCTCATCATGGTGGTGGCCTTCGTCGGTTTCGTGGGCGCCTGGAGCAGGGAGATCTTCGGTCCGGAGCTTCTCGTATGGGCCGGAGTCGCCGGCGCCTGCGTCGCGACGCTGTTTACCTTCCTGCCGTCCTTTTTGTTCATCCTGATCGGCGGACCGGCGGTCGAGGCCAGCCGCCACGAGATCCGGTTCACCGCGCCGCTTGCGGGCATTACAGCCGCGGTGGTCGGGGTGATCATCAACCTCGCACTCTTCTTTGCCCGGCATGTGTTGTGGCCGCAGGGTTTCGACGGCGGTTTTGAGTGGTTTTCCGCGGCACTGGGCGTCGCCGCGTTCATCGCGCTGTGGCGTTACAAGGTCGGAGTCGTAGCCGTGATCGCCGCCTGTGCGGCGGCGGGACTCGTCTACTCTATGGCGAGCTGA
- a CDS encoding acetyltransferase, which produces MFLKEKVTGDLVEVLGINDLIDPCGEAVVGRYHHGEETQDPETFAKRDLTFPSGEALPRCWTDPQYRSAETQRSPRR; this is translated from the coding sequence GTGTTCCTGAAAGAGAAGGTGACGGGCGATCTGGTGGAGGTGCTTGGCATCAACGACCTGATCGATCCCTGTGGCGAGGCGGTGGTCGGCCGTTACCATCATGGCGAGGAGACGCAGGATCCGGAGACCTTCGCCAAGCGCGACCTGACCTTCCCCTCGGGGGAAGCGCTGCCGCGCTGCTGGACCGATCCCCAGTACCGCAGCGCCGAAACACAGCGCAGCCCGCGTCGTTGA
- a CDS encoding DUF2237 domain-containing protein, with the protein MGIPAKEASINVFGEPLESCSENPMTGFFRDGCCNTSVQDTGSHTVCILTTKEFLEYSRFRGNDLSTPMPQHGFPGLQPGDQWCLCAARWLEAYHQGMAPKVYLKRTHRRALDIVPLELLRKHAVDLN; encoded by the coding sequence ATGGGTATTCCGGCCAAGGAAGCCTCCATCAACGTCTTCGGCGAGCCGCTGGAGAGTTGCAGCGAAAATCCGATGACCGGTTTTTTCCGCGACGGATGCTGCAACACCAGCGTCCAGGATACCGGCTCGCATACAGTATGCATCCTCACCACGAAGGAATTTCTCGAATACTCCCGTTTCCGCGGCAACGACCTCAGCACGCCCATGCCGCAGCACGGCTTTCCCGGCCTGCAGCCCGGCGACCAGTGGTGTCTGTGCGCGGCGCGCTGGCTCGAGGCCTATCACCAGGGGATGGCGCCGAAGGTGTATCTCAAGCGCACGCACCGGCGTGCGCTGGACATCGTCCCGCTGGAGCTGCTGCGCAAGCACGCCGTCGATCTGAATTAA
- the asnB gene encoding asparagine synthase (glutamine-hydrolyzing) → MCGIAGYLTRKGAAEYAVLNLMLDRIAHRGPDDRGVWTDGHVGLGHVRLSLLDLTDRGHQPAMTPDGTGVLVYNGEVYNFSELRRLLEQTGVRFNSRSDTEVVLHALHTWGPERAVTLFNGMFAFAYFNRRDGTLWLGRDRLGIKPLYLARTASSLVFGSEIKALLAHPEMACRPDMHALVTQLVYERLDGGWTLFEGIESIQPGTLVRMRGETSHTITYFDILRDIDPQRILAGAGMSFMSAAQRFEELFHSSVERHLICDAPIAVLCSGGLDSSLITAAAKEHRPGVVAYVADIAGMGGEEAARAGRVCDHLGVELRQVPVEIADFYRLWPQAICANDQPNYFAQNVAALAVADAMRRDGFKAVLAGDGADELFGGYAWQADAYRMWRRRRLHAAWIRDNALFRLLGRLNPLLAPLNLAALAERPFAHVHHPGESGLAGPKICAVDGAKRHLREAALFRRLESLPLHEERAFLARSCEDVYVHLAEMLRTNDRMTMWRSIEARVPFLDNELIDFGLHLPCRMKYHRGVTKRLVHALALKRLPQDIVRRPKIGFHAPSSLWSGLADFLLGGRLAELLKWRSSDQQAILHMFRKHPRMLYRLLSTELWVRIYLHGESPASLGESMLQLRLKAGS, encoded by the coding sequence ATGTGCGGAATCGCCGGTTACCTGACGCGCAAAGGCGCCGCCGAATACGCGGTGCTCAATCTCATGCTCGACCGGATCGCCCATCGCGGACCGGACGATCGCGGCGTCTGGACGGATGGACACGTGGGCCTGGGACACGTTCGCCTCAGCCTGCTCGATCTCACCGATCGAGGGCATCAGCCCGCCATGACACCCGATGGAACCGGCGTACTCGTCTACAACGGCGAGGTGTATAACTTCAGTGAATTGCGCCGACTCCTTGAACAGACTGGAGTCCGGTTCAACAGCCGAAGCGATACCGAAGTCGTGCTGCATGCCTTGCATACCTGGGGTCCCGAACGCGCCGTCACGCTCTTCAACGGCATGTTCGCCTTTGCATATTTCAACCGGCGCGACGGCACGCTCTGGCTCGGCCGGGACCGACTGGGCATCAAGCCGCTCTATCTCGCGCGCACCGCATCGTCCCTGGTATTCGGTTCCGAGATCAAGGCATTGCTGGCACATCCCGAGATGGCGTGCCGGCCGGACATGCATGCCTTGGTAACGCAGCTGGTTTATGAACGGCTCGATGGTGGCTGGACCCTTTTCGAGGGCATTGAGTCCATACAGCCGGGCACGCTCGTCAGGATGCGGGGAGAAACATCGCACACGATCACATACTTTGACATCCTGCGTGACATCGACCCGCAGCGGATACTCGCTGGCGCAGGCATGAGCTTCATGAGCGCTGCCCAGCGCTTCGAGGAGCTTTTCCACTCCAGTGTCGAGCGGCACCTGATCTGTGACGCCCCGATCGCGGTCTTGTGCAGTGGAGGGCTGGACTCGAGCCTGATCACCGCCGCGGCGAAGGAACACAGGCCCGGTGTCGTGGCCTACGTCGCGGACATCGCCGGCATGGGGGGTGAAGAGGCGGCGCGCGCCGGACGCGTCTGCGACCATCTCGGCGTCGAGCTGCGCCAGGTGCCGGTGGAAATCGCGGATTTCTACCGGCTGTGGCCACAGGCGATATGTGCCAATGATCAGCCGAACTATTTCGCCCAGAACGTCGCGGCCCTGGCGGTGGCGGATGCCATGCGCCGGGACGGTTTCAAGGCGGTGCTTGCCGGCGACGGGGCGGACGAGCTCTTCGGCGGCTATGCGTGGCAGGCCGACGCCTACAGGATGTGGCGCAGGAGGCGACTGCATGCCGCCTGGATCCGGGACAACGCACTGTTTCGCCTGCTGGGCCGGCTCAATCCGTTACTGGCGCCCCTGAACCTCGCGGCGCTGGCCGAGCGGCCGTTCGCCCACGTCCACCATCCTGGCGAAAGCGGACTCGCCGGACCGAAGATCTGCGCCGTGGATGGGGCAAAGCGCCATCTGCGCGAGGCCGCGCTGTTTCGCCGCCTCGAATCCCTGCCGCTGCACGAAGAACGGGCCTTCCTTGCAAGATCCTGCGAGGACGTCTACGTTCATCTGGCGGAAATGCTGCGCACGAATGACCGCATGACCATGTGGCGGTCGATCGAAGCACGCGTCCCGTTTCTTGACAACGAACTGATCGACTTTGGCCTGCACCTCCCCTGCCGCATGAAATACCACCGCGGGGTGACCAAGCGCCTGGTTCACGCGCTCGCCCTCAAGCGACTCCCGCAGGACATCGTTCGCCGGCCGAAGATCGGATTTCACGCGCCCAGCTCACTCTGGTCAGGCCTCGCGGATTTCCTGCTCGGCGGCAGGCTCGCCGAGCTGCTCAAGTGGCGCAGTTCCGACCAGCAGGCGATCCTGCACATGTTCCGGAAACACCCGCGCATGCTTTATCGTCTGTTGAGCACGGAATTATGGGTACGCATCTATCTGCACGGGGAATCTCCCGCATCCCTGGGCGAATCGATGCTCCAGCTGCGCCTTAAGGCCGGATCGTGA
- a CDS encoding MoaD/ThiS family protein: protein MRVYIPSPLRTYTAQSEVVDAQGATLDELLRQLDESYPGMRFRIIDEQDRIRRHIRIFINETEAEDLARALRPDDRVHILCALSGG from the coding sequence GTGCGGGTCTACATCCCTTCGCCCCTGCGCACGTATACAGCGCAGTCCGAGGTCGTCGATGCGCAGGGCGCCACGCTCGATGAACTGCTGCGTCAGCTCGATGAGTCGTATCCGGGCATGCGCTTCAGGATCATCGACGAACAGGACCGGATCCGCCGGCATATCAGGATCTTCATCAACGAGACGGAGGCGGAGGATCTGGCCCGGGCGCTCCGGCCGGATGACCGTGTCCACATCCTGTGCGCCCTGAGCGGGGGGTAG